From the Streptococcus oralis ATCC 35037 genome, one window contains:
- a CDS encoding ZmpA/ZmpB/ZmpC family metallo-endopeptidase: MKRSYLGEKHQRFSLRKVSVGLVSALVGVFYLFSGGGSLASVAASEQTPSVTKQIHYKYVTESELTDQEKQLVVKELPQFAEETDDTYYLIYRPTRQLPATGHSQLISSIAAGAGIVLLVVAIKLGRDDRKKLASFMLLTSLGSQLIAPTSLALTNQMLADYNQELTVQVGETLQSPLTIEGYQYVGYLKSQKEVNSPVDGKKELNHSAPIDTPVQTSNGSQAQEEYRSQKPSDAPVFEQPELKVESKDTSRTEIIPFQVEEVEAADLPQGQTEVIQAGKNGSRTIVTRSYILNGQVIHTEEVSNQVTTEPTSEIRKVGSKVLAPTKPSPGESVSEKPTDAPINEVPSLKVEEKDVTTTVAEPYTRERVESDSLPVGQTKITQAGQDGVRTIVTRQYMVNGKVERSQELSNEVTTPAVSEIVTVGTGPVSEKPTDAPVNEVPSLEVEEKDVTTTVAEPYTRERVESDSLPVGQTKITQAGQDGVRTIVTRQYIVDGKVERSQEISNEVTTPAVSEIVTVGTAPVSEKPTDAPVNEVPSLNVEEKDVTTTVAEPYPTKEVESADLPLGQREVSQAGQDGVRTIVTRQYLVDGKVENTEEISNTITKEAVPQIIKVGTKPISTNVDHAPVEPEKGTLDLEPLHQLVEEADSIQKTHQYFNDTTADQESYKQAVANAQALFEASHASQEQVDSLKKALETAKNNLDGQPVDKKTLGVEFDMKDVTQSTVAYQYADEQAKLRYRRALDQAKLVLDNPLANQALVDQVRTDLEAARQALDGVKRKPTLSLVRVEKEEDKRQVSLSYHLTDATASYQSAKVQLYKGETLIKEVDLVDLTQKLTLDDLDYYTPYTLKTVMKYDLGQGEQTSIEDQRLVQLDYKKVEIKDIDRIELYGKDGSRYRRYLSLSEVPSDLDNYYVRIQSDKFKDMLLPVTKITDKGNAYSVTVSANQLVEGEGDHYRPDYSFELPKTPLSQEGVYTSFKALVEAMKSNPIGNFTLGADVSADELQLEQSATSYVPEEFSGSLTSRVDGKDYTIYNLAKPLFATLKNATIQQLTLKSAAVTGKDSIGALASNAQNATITDVSVSGSLSGNKHIGGLVGVAQNTKLTNVAFKGSITSTQDGGQEYNIGGLVGNFHGNQSLAQKSQADVSIQVTGRNGDQRVGGLIGRLQNGARLETSYVSGSIQNGGHSGQVGGAIGSTWNNGQVRNILTSVKVQNGHAMTGDPYPEASVRDSYVLEGTTANRKDERFVRSISEADAQAKRQSFGITSNLTDQEPLQQAYQHQTDYSRVRGAQESRKQAYENVEKLLPFYNKDFIVHTANQLAEDDKLNKVALLDVVPMKDETLITDVNSHKGEINRLMLHYADKTIAYLDLTYKGDFANGQIAEYSIADKNLLYTPETFLSDYQSIKASVLEELKAVTYDSTAVRKVLGIGETASLDDLYLEKAFEQTKAELGQELLKVLSVDKSINTLGPAVADAISQKILQNKEAFMLGLTYLNRWYNVNYGTFNTKDLNAYKFDFFGNQAASTLDTIIALGNSGMGNLRAQNNFNAYRQSLAKEKGKGDLFAYLESLRELFLPNKTNSEWFKENTKAYIVEARSSLPEIQAKQDNADRKSKYTIKVYDRLTQGDWGFKQMVLQLLTLPERDVYIISNMSTIAFGSFGGYRKEGGRVLSGEELHRHVEKLVDQSAEWQRNHYDMWYNILSPNRKDTLFRRVIVTDGFFLYNDKGQQYWAPRNDKTSVAMYNFFGPAGKYHGDNGLGAFANGYEVFYVYDQMLGASGTMVYTHEMTHNSDGSIYFEGHGRREGEGPESFATGMLESVTNVSEKGLVLNSFYQGDKDSTTRYHTYDPVARFSSADALRDYMHGVFDVLNLLDYVEGDIVTGVLTDQQKMKWYRKAENYNFEKTSYGKQAHADDRIVPITAEEAAKLKSVDDLVDHNIIGRRDGWDRASFGRNGYYVINMFASFYAALDNPTGAPGGLMFRRRAYELLGDKGYQQGFVPYVSGQYAGQALKEGNKTYSIWNRGDVGVVGDDLVFKNLYGSQYESWKDLKKAMLNERYNKAQNFLRPITIEFEAGKLDSKRQITISSYEELQDYMYLAVLADASAKNIDRALSDSSKSSVAQLKYRIFNAYLRATDDFRQSIFER; the protein is encoded by the coding sequence ATGAAAAGAAGTTATTTAGGAGAAAAGCACCAACGTTTTTCATTGAGAAAAGTTTCGGTTGGTTTAGTTTCTGCTTTGGTAGGGGTTTTCTACCTTTTTAGTGGAGGAGGTTCTCTTGCAAGTGTAGCAGCCAGTGAACAGACGCCATCCGTCACAAAACAGATTCACTATAAGTATGTGACAGAAAGTGAGCTCACGGACCAAGAAAAGCAATTGGTAGTCAAAGAATTGCCACAGTTTGCTGAGGAAACAGATGATACTTACTATTTGATTTATCGTCCGACGAGACAGCTGCCTGCAACTGGTCACAGCCAACTCATTAGCTCAATTGCAGCAGGGGCAGGCATTGTGCTACTGGTCGTAGCGATTAAACTGGGCAGAGATGATCGCAAGAAACTTGCTTCATTCATGCTTTTGACCAGTCTAGGAAGTCAGCTGATTGCGCCAACTTCCTTGGCTTTGACAAATCAAATGCTGGCAGACTATAATCAGGAATTGACTGTACAGGTCGGGGAAACATTGCAATCCCCACTTACGATTGAAGGCTACCAATATGTAGGGTATTTGAAATCTCAAAAAGAAGTAAACTCTCCAGTTGATGGCAAGAAAGAGTTGAATCATTCGGCTCCTATTGATACTCCAGTCCAAACTTCGAACGGAAGCCAAGCGCAGGAAGAGTATCGTTCTCAGAAACCAAGTGATGCTCCTGTATTTGAACAACCAGAGTTAAAGGTTGAAAGTAAAGATACGAGTCGTACAGAGATTATTCCTTTCCAAGTGGAGGAAGTAGAGGCGGCTGATTTGCCGCAAGGTCAAACTGAGGTGATTCAGGCAGGGAAAAATGGTAGTCGTACCATCGTGACCCGCAGCTACATTTTAAATGGTCAGGTGATCCATACAGAGGAGGTTTCCAATCAGGTAACGACTGAGCCTACTTCTGAGATTAGAAAAGTCGGAAGCAAGGTCCTTGCTCCTACAAAACCAAGCCCAGGGGAGTCCGTTAGTGAAAAACCAACAGACGCTCCAATAAATGAAGTTCCAAGCTTAAAGGTTGAAGAAAAAGATGTTACTACGACGGTAGCAGAACCCTACACTCGAGAACGAGTAGAGAGTGATAGCTTACCAGTTGGCCAGACCAAGATAACCCAAGCTGGTCAAGATGGAGTGCGTACAATCGTCACCCGTCAGTACATGGTAAATGGAAAAGTAGAGAGAAGCCAGGAACTCTCTAACGAAGTGACAACTCCAGCAGTATCAGAAATCGTAACAGTTGGAACAGGCCCTGTTAGCGAGAAACCAACAGACGCTCCTGTAAATGAAGTTCCAAGTCTAGAGGTTGAGGAAAAGGATGTTACTACGACGGTAGCAGAACCCTACACTCGAGAACGAGTAGAGAGTGATAGCTTACCAGTTGGCCAGACCAAGATAACCCAAGCTGGTCAAGATGGCGTCCGTACGATTGTCACCCGTCAGTACATAGTAGATGGCAAAGTAGAGAGAAGCCAGGAAATCTCCAACGAAGTGACGACTCCAGCGGTCTCAGAGATCGTAACGGTCGGAACAGCTCCTGTTAGCGAGAAACCAACAGACGCTCCTGTAAATGAAGTTCCAAGCTTAAACGTTGAAGAAAAGGACGTTACCACAACAGTGGCCGAACCCTATCCAACTAAGGAAGTGGAAAGTGCAGACCTGCCTTTGGGGCAAAGGGAAGTTAGCCAAGCTGGTCAAGATGGTGTCCGTACGATTGTGACTCGTCAGTATTTAGTAGATGGAAAAGTCGAAAATACAGAGGAAATCTCTAACACTATCACAAAAGAAGCAGTTCCTCAGATTATCAAAGTCGGTACAAAACCAATTTCTACAAATGTGGATCACGCTCCTGTGGAACCAGAAAAAGGAACTCTCGACCTCGAACCCTTACACCAATTAGTGGAAGAGGCCGATAGCATTCAGAAAACGCATCAGTATTTCAATGATACCACTGCAGATCAAGAGTCTTATAAACAGGCAGTCGCAAATGCCCAAGCTCTCTTTGAGGCATCTCATGCTAGTCAAGAACAGGTTGATTCTTTGAAAAAGGCCCTTGAAACTGCTAAGAATAATCTAGATGGCCAACCTGTTGATAAGAAAACTCTTGGTGTTGAATTTGACATGAAGGATGTTACTCAGTCTACAGTTGCTTACCAGTATGCTGATGAACAAGCCAAACTCCGCTATCGTCGTGCTCTAGATCAGGCCAAGCTCGTTTTGGACAATCCTTTGGCCAATCAAGCCTTGGTCGATCAAGTTCGGACGGATCTCGAGGCCGCTCGTCAAGCTCTGGATGGTGTCAAGAGAAAACCAACCCTCTCTCTAGTCCGTGTCGAGAAGGAAGAAGACAAACGCCAAGTTTCTCTTAGCTATCACTTGACGGATGCTACAGCTAGCTATCAATCAGCCAAAGTGCAGCTATACAAGGGTGAAACGTTAATTAAGGAAGTCGACCTTGTGGACCTCACTCAAAAATTGACGCTTGATGACTTGGACTACTATACTCCTTATACCCTCAAAACTGTCATGAAATATGACCTGGGTCAAGGGGAACAAACTAGTATAGAGGATCAACGCCTAGTTCAGCTAGATTATAAGAAGGTTGAAATCAAAGATATTGATCGTATCGAACTGTACGGTAAAGATGGTAGTCGCTACCGACGTTACCTATCCCTGTCGGAAGTGCCGTCTGATTTGGACAACTACTATGTCCGCATTCAGTCAGACAAGTTCAAGGATATGCTCTTACCTGTTACTAAGATTACAGATAAGGGCAATGCCTATTCCGTAACGGTATCAGCTAATCAGCTCGTCGAGGGAGAAGGGGATCATTATCGTCCAGATTACTCTTTTGAACTGCCGAAAACGCCTCTTAGTCAAGAAGGTGTCTATACGTCCTTCAAAGCGCTCGTAGAGGCCATGAAGTCAAACCCGATTGGAAACTTCACATTAGGAGCGGATGTTTCAGCAGATGAACTCCAGTTGGAACAGTCTGCGACAAGCTATGTACCAGAAGAATTTTCAGGTAGCCTAACTAGCCGAGTGGATGGCAAAGATTATACCATCTACAACTTGGCAAAACCACTCTTTGCAACCTTGAAAAATGCCACCATCCAGCAACTGACCTTGAAATCGGCTGCAGTTACAGGCAAGGATTCTATAGGGGCCTTGGCTAGCAACGCTCAGAACGCAACGATTACGGATGTTTCTGTAAGTGGTAGTCTATCTGGGAACAAGCATATCGGTGGACTCGTAGGAGTTGCCCAAAACACAAAACTAACCAATGTTGCCTTTAAAGGATCCATCACCAGCACCCAAGATGGAGGGCAGGAGTACAATATTGGTGGCCTGGTCGGTAATTTCCACGGCAACCAATCACTGGCGCAGAAGAGTCAGGCAGATGTATCTATCCAAGTAACGGGTAGAAACGGAGACCAGCGTGTTGGAGGCTTGATTGGTCGCTTGCAAAATGGAGCTAGATTAGAAACTTCTTATGTGAGTGGTTCTATCCAGAATGGAGGTCATTCTGGCCAAGTCGGTGGAGCAATCGGGTCTACTTGGAACAATGGACAGGTCCGAAATATCTTGACCAGTGTCAAGGTTCAAAATGGTCATGCGATGACAGGAGATCCCTATCCTGAGGCTTCTGTTCGGGACTCTTATGTTCTTGAGGGGACTACAGCAAATCGAAAAGATGAGCGTTTTGTCCGTTCTATTTCAGAGGCCGATGCGCAAGCCAAACGTCAGTCCTTTGGAATCACTTCAAACTTGACAGACCAGGAGCCATTGCAGCAAGCTTACCAGCATCAAACAGACTATAGTCGAGTGAGGGGAGCTCAGGAGTCCAGAAAGCAAGCCTACGAAAATGTAGAAAAACTATTACCATTCTACAACAAAGACTTCATCGTTCATACAGCCAACCAATTAGCTGAAGATGATAAACTCAACAAAGTAGCCCTGCTAGATGTGGTTCCGATGAAAGACGAGACGCTGATAACGGATGTCAACAGTCATAAGGGTGAAATCAATAGACTGATGCTGCATTATGCAGATAAGACGATCGCTTATCTTGATCTGACCTACAAGGGTGATTTTGCCAATGGCCAGATTGCAGAATATAGCATCGCTGATAAGAATTTGCTCTATACGCCAGAAACCTTCCTATCTGACTACCAGTCCATTAAAGCGAGTGTCTTGGAAGAACTCAAAGCTGTGACCTATGACTCAACTGCAGTTCGAAAGGTCCTTGGAATTGGTGAAACAGCTTCCTTAGATGATCTTTATCTAGAAAAAGCCTTTGAACAAACCAAGGCTGAACTAGGTCAGGAGCTCCTCAAGGTGCTTTCAGTTGACAAGTCGATTAACACCCTAGGCCCTGCCGTAGCGGATGCGATTAGCCAAAAGATTCTGCAGAACAAAGAAGCCTTCATGCTTGGTCTGACCTATCTCAACCGCTGGTATAATGTCAACTATGGAACGTTCAACACCAAGGATCTTAATGCCTATAAGTTTGATTTCTTTGGCAATCAAGCAGCTTCGACACTGGATACTATCATCGCTCTCGGGAACTCTGGAATGGGCAATCTTCGAGCCCAAAACAACTTCAATGCCTACCGACAATCTCTAGCCAAGGAAAAAGGCAAAGGAGACCTCTTTGCTTACTTAGAAAGTCTGCGTGAACTCTTCTTGCCAAATAAAACCAACAGTGAGTGGTTCAAGGAAAATACTAAGGCTTATATCGTAGAAGCTCGTTCAAGTCTGCCAGAAATTCAGGCTAAGCAAGACAATGCAGATCGTAAGAGTAAGTATACAATCAAGGTCTACGACAGACTGACTCAGGGAGATTGGGGCTTCAAGCAAATGGTCCTCCAACTTCTGACCTTACCTGAAAGAGATGTCTATATCATCAGCAATATGTCGACTATTGCCTTTGGTAGCTTTGGAGGCTACAGGAAAGAAGGTGGTAGAGTTCTCTCAGGCGAGGAACTCCATCGACACGTTGAAAAACTTGTGGATCAATCAGCTGAATGGCAACGAAACCACTATGACATGTGGTACAACATTTTAAGTCCAAACAGGAAAGACACTCTATTCAGACGGGTGATCGTTACAGACGGTTTCTTTCTTTATAATGATAAAGGCCAGCAATATTGGGCTCCTCGTAATGATAAGACCTCTGTTGCTATGTATAATTTCTTTGGCCCTGCTGGCAAGTATCACGGAGACAATGGACTAGGAGCCTTTGCAAATGGTTATGAAGTCTTCTATGTCTATGACCAGATGCTGGGAGCTTCTGGAACCATGGTCTATACCCATGAAATGACCCACAACTCGGATGGTTCTATCTATTTTGAAGGACATGGTCGTCGTGAGGGTGAAGGACCTGAGAGTTTTGCTACAGGGATGTTAGAGTCTGTAACCAATGTTAGCGAAAAAGGTCTCGTACTTAATAGCTTCTATCAAGGAGATAAAGATTCGACCACACGTTACCATACCTATGATCCTGTTGCTCGATTCTCCTCAGCAGATGCTCTTCGCGACTACATGCATGGAGTTTTTGACGTACTGAACCTTCTGGATTATGTAGAAGGGGATATTGTTACTGGAGTTCTAACTGATCAACAGAAAATGAAATGGTACCGTAAGGCTGAAAATTATAACTTTGAAAAAACTTCTTATGGTAAACAAGCTCACGCTGATGATCGAATTGTCCCTATAACTGCCGAAGAAGCAGCCAAACTAAAATCTGTTGATGATTTGGTTGATCATAATATCATTGGTCGTCGCGATGGTTGGGATAGAGCTAGCTTTGGACGAAATGGCTACTATGTCATCAATATGTTTGCTTCCTTCTATGCAGCTCTGGACAATCCAACTGGTGCACCTGGGGGACTTATGTTCCGCCGTAGAGCCTATGAATTGCTTGGAGACAAGGGTTACCAGCAAGGATTTGTCCCATATGTATCTGGCCAATACGCTGGCCAAGCCCTCAAAGAAGGAAACAAGACCTACTCAATCTGGAACAGAGGAGATGTCGGAGTAGTTGGAGATGATTTGGTTTTCAAAAATCTCTATGGTAGCCAGTATGAATCATGGAAGGATTTGAAGAAAGCCATGTTGAATGAGCGATACAACAAGGCTCAAAACTTCCTTCGCCCTATCACTATCGAGTTTGAAGCAGGAAAACTAGATAGCAAACGACAAATTACGATTTCTTCTTATGAGGAATTACAAGATTATATGTACTTAGCAGTACTAGCGGATGCCTCAGCTAAGAACATTGATCGTGCCTTATCAGACAGCTCTAAGAGCAGTGTCGCCCAACTCAAGTATCGTATTTTCAACGCTTATCTACGTGCCACAGACGACTTCAGACAGTCCATCTTTGAAAGATAG